The following proteins are co-located in the Flammeovirga kamogawensis genome:
- a CDS encoding T9SS type A sorting domain-containing protein: MDGLDISHGGELIMTDGFVFYVTGTLTVGDGGIVDIKQETQMGITLRETAVIEVKGGTLKTPFIRPTVASANAVHRGSYFQDGGTVILGGDDLGVFHSLSLPFKDNSFEIQNAGVLNVFATSGWGIHIGANPENVKVQGGKVNVFVPETPNTFDPDAANPDYPVFVVNSTSPFHHLETHYIKADDEASSYKNYGRVKLDEASFYWNGSSIVASEPQDLQINGSIKLNTYFDGNDKDLYVKQNLILNKEEAITYTGNLRNTSADESKWFNSSINRVNFIGDSDSQLEIAYTLSEEDIDSGDSNISFGNFRIDKDNDTNKVTLIADDTFSKAIVGGATTQNESNLIDFEGDFELLKGGLDHRNYSIRMFREGANLINYGTIGFYDESFNADGSEGTSAEEALLKFREGDIVIQTNNNSIFGNVRLYGEENKLEFTSDVYIKRAQYLSGTILLKNYTLTIDKLQYNIGHSISCLDNSGNPIDGCIEAKVPRFGKNYLQRGSEIWQQKNYNNFFVTDGKASSGGLRLKIDENTFFQNYYLYKEYFDYDGSNTHPTLENGEWNTNVLEQLKKDGELLSVLFPLAIEANDNYYYTPARVSIDEFNNTNDGYISVRPVLSKLPTTNQAGADDLLNIYWNINRSDFDEDIATLPKVRWYFGLENNFGDGNNPFTDGNDLTAVELQNLVPGKVLDGDSFIRDNVPTVVSEYQREGFSAPVFDGDNTITSGDIKQDVLLQWLWKNYNPLSYHDNTLLFAFDKNYDGSSTFVLENSNYTVGSSDAFDGVPGIYVYQNEFDGDGNLVNNEWDNINNWLVLDETTGFVSAAIEIPGIDDVAIFGTTQEYQFSNGDVATVPNSKFSFVSIFEGDVADLTDNIELAELRFEHTVQGRGRIEIKGSDLNIGKVSGSGEFDLDFGVIKAEAFYQPKLNGDFGIWATNTKSTLKLQLPKEVKVGEEGDPTLIYNRPDVGYNGEGRLTEIEIYDLPQLPIVEINTGAGYFTEDLKAYTLDIRFDATVYLRGDLENGNLEIENEILLFNSGGLVFAKEGDYPRTVITKDIRTVQYSGKDPSGQNHIYVEQGATTSPLQHKLYVSGNINIGDIANFDLFGAGNEIWDPESGATGNARFDVTNPYSIVDSNIDTTAVDVSSVSLILNGDTDASLTHSDVSHRVQFELYDLTINKKAAAKFTFEKGFSLMKNAEGNTEDKPLQLISGILDFNLDLITDAATSVIDMPIDLELNSGGEEFFISSDAQVIIRENTTLKVSSTEELTGGILLDGTLDIKNGGIVKIYNGDVNSNNYLSYGSSGNATIKLEEGAELYVGSQLRRQQSSDRGTITIYQSGGIIEVGGQNIPSALDSRAILEIVDEGSLTLDYTYVVGENNYFKVKASPSFNVNDVSMLLTPNTPSLSNFFEGKSLASPSRILVEGITGKDFIINASLPLGDIEIVSGEVGLSTNDLTIVGDIYINNGATFEQKDRNVSLFSDIYNSGTYLGTDYTTTFIGGTDQYLLNYNKVASGDQGLYSFGNILVNIENTILNVEYGKDVNGNDGISILGNLELEEAADMNLIQNAYLSYGLFLNEGSEISGSNALVFNGNESQVLYSNNGVIENCTIDNSFGVQMKDPENEMAFLNLYINGNLSFLDGLLSVAENTIYLGTNSFISGSNGTDDIDVSFNSTNMITLTDRNRDGGIIKLVNAGETDNSFIIPLGVENKYTPIDIDLTGNSSASTFGIAIKLLNEKPVKAYRSLVKDVDGEWISNPEPFEDTDILNYAWYVDFVKTDGNLIDKANITGHKVKLNFHYDQNDIEDELEEPKYISSININDSFYHQTIDEVDEDNNIAFIEIDDTFEGYDESENFAALIVIGDEDDIVVDVPIYRSRNRILTINVPNDGSDEQNWSTASSWSLSTNGGANFESAPDGIYPDGGAIVLIRRGTKLVLDLEVDLSDLTIQGENANYSDAQLIVKKDDSKTDVTRSIVGKVSGDGVLVMRTPEMLDDNWVNFLQKEKGSIIMDIEGELLDENRIASEITNISSSELISIKAIDNTVSGIYGFTTSAPIGSEEVPPGSGTFVDIQSYPVYQLKSNVEVGDGGITIKEYSTLVIGDIGQNVSVVTSKVTIEKDGYLALAGGTNLLVKGEFIAKEGAKIIAFDNSNSPRIIEFKKDVDIETGVDLSPDTFTFKFTGENIQQTINAEIPSSSVLRELIVNNNFVESEVNGAAVVLEKNLFVKDLDLIDGIVDSKNGFLHHIGTISYAPDAVLSDMNSYIIGKANFSVLDDHKTNTFFPIGTLREFHPIGVGQLEEKDTQSKFTKDISDGFVTWEVQFIGSKASLETPTKVKDQINGYWEINPINVGGNGARASENFTTTLNFIYTGKLDGISDVADLRILHQDIDNAADSDLEWSYLGDEADEPHQVSTNRVIQSQPVTFSYNVNAGARMGANSNARITNIAGSPSNSDNIVTVGSISEDEELPVELSQFTASINKGRVILDWKTLSEVNNDGFYIERSIDGRNYEEVAFVKGNGNSFVEIAYQFVDTNPYMGISYYRLVQEDFDGSIEIHGPIKVQLNLSEDESVENKIVNIYPNPSYNKDTKVDLYNWEGIVGVYLINNNGLVLQSTTIDSNKTNSTLLKTSSLPSGIYFIKAVFNKEVKVKKLIVK, translated from the coding sequence ATGGACGGACTAGACATATCTCATGGTGGAGAGTTGATAATGACAGATGGATTTGTGTTTTATGTAACAGGTACATTGACAGTTGGTGATGGTGGAATTGTAGATATTAAACAAGAAACCCAAATGGGGATTACTCTTAGAGAAACGGCTGTAATAGAAGTAAAAGGAGGTACATTAAAGACACCTTTTATTAGGCCAACCGTGGCATCAGCTAATGCTGTACACAGAGGATCTTATTTTCAAGATGGAGGTACAGTTATTTTAGGAGGGGATGACCTAGGTGTATTCCATAGTCTTAGTTTACCTTTTAAGGATAACTCATTTGAAATTCAGAATGCAGGTGTTTTAAATGTCTTTGCTACATCAGGATGGGGTATTCACATAGGTGCTAATCCTGAAAATGTAAAAGTACAAGGAGGTAAAGTAAATGTTTTTGTTCCAGAAACACCTAATACTTTCGATCCTGATGCTGCTAATCCTGATTATCCTGTTTTTGTAGTTAATTCAACTTCACCTTTTCATCATTTAGAGACTCACTATATAAAAGCAGATGATGAGGCTTCTAGTTATAAAAATTACGGTAGAGTAAAATTAGATGAAGCTTCTTTTTATTGGAACGGTAGTTCTATTGTAGCATCAGAACCTCAAGATTTACAGATTAATGGATCTATAAAACTAAATACATATTTTGATGGTAATGATAAAGACCTATATGTTAAGCAAAACTTGATTCTTAATAAAGAAGAAGCAATTACTTATACAGGGAATCTAAGAAATACTTCAGCTGATGAAAGTAAATGGTTTAACTCTTCTATTAATAGGGTCAATTTTATTGGAGATTCAGATTCTCAATTAGAGATAGCTTATACTTTATCTGAAGAAGATATTGATTCTGGAGATTCAAATATTTCTTTTGGAAATTTTAGAATTGATAAAGATAATGATACGAATAAGGTAACTCTTATTGCTGATGATACTTTCTCTAAAGCTATAGTAGGCGGAGCGACTACTCAAAATGAATCTAACTTAATTGATTTTGAAGGAGATTTTGAGCTTTTGAAAGGAGGTTTGGATCATAGAAATTACTCAATTAGAATGTTTAGAGAAGGTGCCAATCTTATTAATTATGGTACTATTGGTTTTTATGATGAATCATTTAATGCAGACGGTTCTGAAGGTACTTCAGCAGAAGAAGCATTACTGAAATTTAGAGAAGGAGATATTGTTATTCAGACAAACAATAATTCTATTTTTGGTAATGTTAGATTGTACGGTGAAGAGAATAAGTTAGAATTTACTTCAGATGTATATATCAAAAGAGCTCAATATCTCTCTGGGACAATTTTATTGAAAAATTATACTTTAACAATCGATAAATTACAGTACAATATAGGGCATTCTATATCTTGTTTAGATAATTCTGGTAATCCAATTGATGGATGTATTGAAGCAAAAGTTCCAAGATTTGGTAAAAATTATCTTCAAAGGGGAAGTGAGATTTGGCAACAAAAAAATTATAATAACTTTTTTGTTACAGATGGAAAAGCATCAAGTGGAGGATTAAGGTTGAAAATTGATGAAAATACATTTTTCCAGAATTATTATCTATATAAAGAATATTTTGATTATGATGGTTCAAATACTCATCCCACTTTAGAGAATGGAGAGTGGAATACAAATGTACTTGAACAATTAAAAAAAGATGGTGAATTATTATCTGTATTATTTCCATTAGCAATAGAAGCTAATGATAATTATTATTATACTCCAGCAAGGGTTTCAATAGATGAATTTAATAATACAAACGATGGTTACATTTCTGTGAGACCAGTATTATCAAAATTACCTACTACCAATCAAGCAGGAGCTGACGATTTATTGAATATATACTGGAATATTAATAGAAGTGATTTTGATGAAGATATTGCAACTTTACCAAAAGTAAGATGGTATTTTGGTTTAGAAAACAACTTTGGAGATGGTAATAATCCATTTACTGACGGTAATGATCTAACAGCTGTAGAATTACAAAATTTAGTACCAGGTAAAGTCCTTGATGGAGATTCATTTATTAGAGATAATGTACCTACAGTAGTAAGTGAATATCAAAGAGAAGGTTTTAGTGCTCCTGTTTTTGATGGAGATAATACCATTACGAGTGGTGATATTAAACAAGACGTTTTATTACAATGGTTATGGAAAAATTACAATCCACTTTCTTATCATGATAACACTTTATTATTTGCTTTTGATAAAAATTATGATGGTTCGAGTACTTTCGTTTTAGAGAATTCCAATTATACAGTTGGCTCTTCTGACGCCTTTGATGGAGTACCAGGTATATATGTTTATCAGAATGAATTTGATGGAGATGGGAATTTAGTAAATAATGAATGGGATAATATTAATAATTGGCTTGTTTTAGATGAAACAACAGGTTTTGTTTCTGCTGCAATTGAAATACCAGGAATAGATGATGTAGCAATTTTTGGAACTACACAAGAGTATCAATTCAGTAATGGAGACGTAGCTACAGTACCTAATTCAAAGTTTAGTTTTGTGTCAATTTTTGAAGGAGATGTAGCCGATTTAACAGATAATATTGAGTTAGCAGAATTACGTTTTGAACATACTGTTCAAGGAAGAGGTAGAATTGAAATTAAAGGCAGTGATTTAAATATTGGTAAAGTTAGCGGTAGTGGAGAATTTGATTTAGATTTTGGTGTAATAAAAGCAGAAGCATTTTATCAACCAAAGTTAAATGGAGACTTCGGTATATGGGCTACAAATACAAAAAGTACATTAAAACTTCAATTACCCAAAGAGGTAAAAGTAGGAGAAGAGGGAGATCCTACATTAATATATAATAGACCTGATGTTGGATACAATGGTGAGGGTAGATTAACTGAAATCGAAATATACGATCTTCCTCAACTACCTATTGTAGAAATAAATACTGGAGCAGGGTATTTTACTGAAGATTTAAAAGCGTATACATTAGATATTCGTTTTGATGCCACAGTATACTTAAGAGGGGATTTAGAAAATGGTAACCTTGAAATAGAAAACGAAATTTTACTATTTAATAGTGGGGGATTAGTTTTTGCTAAGGAAGGTGATTACCCAAGGACTGTTATTACAAAAGACATAAGAACTGTTCAATATAGCGGTAAAGATCCTTCTGGGCAAAATCATATTTATGTAGAACAAGGTGCAACAACAAGCCCTCTTCAACATAAATTATATGTAAGTGGCAATATAAATATTGGTGATATTGCAAATTTTGATCTTTTTGGAGCTGGTAATGAAATTTGGGATCCTGAATCTGGAGCAACTGGTAATGCTAGATTTGATGTTACTAATCCATATTCAATAGTTGATTCTAATATAGATACAACAGCTGTAGATGTTTCTAGTGTTAGCTTAATTCTTAATGGTGATACTGATGCATCTCTTACACATAGTGATGTATCTCATAGAGTTCAGTTTGAGTTGTACGATTTAACAATTAATAAAAAAGCAGCGGCCAAATTTACCTTTGAGAAAGGTTTTTCTTTAATGAAAAATGCGGAAGGAAATACAGAAGATAAACCACTTCAATTAATAAGCGGTATTCTTGATTTTAATTTGGATTTAATTACTGATGCAGCTACCTCTGTAATAGATATGCCTATTGATTTGGAGTTAAACTCTGGTGGAGAAGAGTTTTTTATATCGTCAGATGCTCAAGTAATTATTAGAGAGAATACAACATTAAAAGTATCTTCTACAGAGGAATTAACTGGAGGTATTTTATTAGACGGTACTCTTGATATAAAAAATGGGGGTATTGTAAAAATATATAATGGTGATGTAAATAGTAATAACTATTTAAGCTATGGTAGTTCTGGCAATGCAACAATAAAATTAGAAGAAGGTGCAGAGTTATATGTAGGTTCTCAATTAAGAAGACAACAATCTAGTGATAGAGGAACAATTACAATTTACCAAAGTGGTGGAATTATTGAGGTTGGAGGTCAAAATATTCCTTCAGCATTAGATAGTAGAGCAATTTTAGAGATTGTAGACGAAGGTTCTTTGACCTTAGATTATACTTATGTAGTTGGAGAAAATAATTATTTTAAGGTAAAAGCTTCACCTTCATTTAATGTAAATGATGTAAGTATGTTACTTACTCCTAATACACCTTCATTGAGTAATTTCTTTGAAGGTAAATCTTTAGCAAGTCCATCTAGAATATTAGTAGAAGGGATTACCGGTAAAGATTTTATTATCAATGCATCATTACCACTTGGAGATATTGAAATTGTAAGTGGAGAAGTTGGTTTATCTACAAATGACTTAACTATTGTTGGAGATATATACATAAACAATGGGGCTACTTTTGAACAAAAAGATAGAAATGTATCTCTATTTTCTGATATATATAATAGTGGTACTTATTTAGGTACTGATTATACTACAACTTTTATAGGAGGAACAGATCAATACCTATTAAACTATAATAAAGTAGCATCCGGAGATCAAGGTCTATATTCATTTGGTAATATATTAGTCAATATTGAAAATACTATTCTTAATGTAGAATATGGTAAAGATGTAAATGGAAATGATGGTATATCTATTCTTGGTAATTTAGAATTAGAAGAGGCTGCAGATATGAACCTTATTCAAAATGCATATTTATCTTATGGGTTATTTTTAAATGAAGGTTCAGAAATTTCTGGAAGTAATGCTTTAGTGTTTAATGGCAATGAGTCTCAAGTATTGTATTCAAATAATGGTGTAATTGAAAACTGTACCATTGATAATTCTTTTGGGGTTCAAATGAAGGACCCTGAAAATGAAATGGCATTCTTAAACCTTTACATTAATGGAAACTTAAGCTTTTTAGATGGACTATTATCTGTTGCTGAAAACACAATATATTTAGGTACTAATTCTTTCATTTCAGGGAGTAACGGAACTGATGACATTGATGTCAGTTTTAATAGTACAAATATGATCACACTAACGGATAGAAACAGAGATGGCGGTATTATCAAGTTAGTTAATGCAGGAGAAACAGATAATAGTTTTATAATACCATTAGGTGTAGAGAATAAATACACACCGATTGATATTGACCTTACAGGAAATAGTTCAGCCAGTACTTTTGGTATAGCTATTAAGCTTTTGAACGAAAAACCTGTTAAAGCATACAGATCATTGGTAAAAGATGTAGATGGTGAATGGATTAGTAACCCAGAACCTTTTGAAGATACTGATATATTAAATTATGCATGGTATGTTGATTTTGTGAAAACGGATGGCAACCTTATCGATAAAGCAAATATTACAGGTCATAAAGTGAAGTTGAATTTTCACTATGATCAAAATGATATTGAAGATGAATTGGAAGAACCAAAGTATATTTCTTCTATAAACATAAATGATTCTTTTTATCACCAAACAATTGATGAAGTAGATGAAGACAACAATATAGCTTTTATAGAAATTGACGACACATTTGAAGGGTATGATGAAAGTGAAAATTTTGCTGCACTTATTGTTATAGGCGATGAAGATGATATAGTAGTAGATGTTCCAATTTATCGTTCAAGAAATCGAATATTAACTATTAATGTACCTAACGATGGTTCAGATGAACAAAACTGGAGTACAGCTTCTTCTTGGTCTTTATCAACAAATGGAGGAGCAAACTTTGAATCTGCTCCAGACGGTATATACCCTGATGGAGGAGCGATTGTTCTTATTAGACGAGGAACAAAGCTTGTATTAGATTTGGAAGTAGACCTTTCAGATTTAACTATTCAAGGTGAAAACGCAAATTATAGTGATGCCCAATTGATAGTTAAAAAAGATGATTCGAAAACCGATGTTACACGTTCAATTGTAGGTAAAGTTTCTGGTGATGGTGTTTTAGTAATGAGAACACCAGAAATGTTAGACGACAATTGGGTAAACTTCCTTCAAAAAGAAAAAGGAAGTATTATAATGGATATTGAGGGAGAATTATTAGATGAGAATAGAATTGCTTCTGAAATTACAAATATTTCATCTTCAGAACTTATTTCTATTAAAGCCATTGATAATACTGTTTCTGGAATTTATGGGTTTACAACTAGTGCACCTATTGGTTCTGAAGAAGTACCTCCTGGTTCAGGAACATTTGTTGATATTCAATCTTACCCTGTTTACCAATTAAAATCTAATGTTGAAGTTGGAGATGGTGGAATTACAATTAAAGAGTATTCTACTTTAGTCATCGGAGATATTGGTCAAAACGTTTCGGTAGTAACTTCAAAAGTGACAATTGAAAAGGATGGATATTTAGCATTAGCAGGTGGTACCAATCTATTAGTTAAAGGTGAATTTATAGCAAAAGAAGGTGCCAAAATTATAGCTTTTGATAATAGTAATTCACCTAGAATCATCGAATTTAAGAAAGATGTTGATATTGAAACAGGAGTAGACCTATCACCGGATACATTTACTTTTAAATTCACTGGTGAAAATATTCAACAAACGATTAATGCAGAAATACCATCAAGTAGTGTATTAAGAGAATTAATTGTTAATAATAATTTTGTTGAATCAGAAGTAAATGGTGCTGCTGTTGTTTTAGAGAAAAATCTTTTTGTAAAAGATTTAGATTTAATTGATGGTATAGTAGATTCTAAAAATGGCTTTTTACATCATATTGGAACAATATCTTATGCTCCAGATGCAGTATTAAGCGATATGAATTCATATATAATAGGTAAAGCAAACTTCTCTGTTTTAGATGACCATAAAACAAATACTTTCTTTCCAATAGGTACTTTAAGAGAGTTCCATCCAATTGGAGTAGGTCAACTTGAAGAAAAAGATACTCAAAGTAAATTTACAAAAGACATTAGCGATGGTTTTGTTACTTGGGAAGTTCAGTTTATCGGTTCTAAAGCGAGCTTAGAGACACCAACAAAAGTAAAAGATCAAATTAATGGCTATTGGGAAATTAATCCTATTAATGTGGGAGGAAATGGTGCTAGAGCATCTGAAAACTTTACAACTACTTTAAATTTTATTTACACAGGCAAATTAGATGGTATCTCAGATGTAGCTGATTTAAGAATTCTTCATCAAGATATAGATAATGCTGCTGACAGTGATCTTGAATGGAGTTATTTAGGAGATGAAGCAGATGAACCACATCAAGTTTCAACTAATAGAGTAATTCAATCTCAACCTGTAACATTTTCTTATAATGTAAATGCAGGAGCAAGAATGGGCGCTAATTCAAATGCAAGAATAACTAATATTGCAGGAAGTCCTTCAAACAGTGATAATATCGTTACTGTAGGATCTATTTCAGAAGATGAAGAATTACCTGTAGAATTGAGTCAATTTACAGCATCTATAAATAAAGGAAGAGTTATACTTGATTGGAAAACACTTTCAGAAGTAAATAATGATGGCTTCTATATTGAAAGATCTATTGATGGCAGAAATTATGAAGAAGTTGCTTTTGTAAAAGGTAATGGTAATTCTTTTGTAGAGATAGCATATCAATTTGTAGATACTAATCCATATATGGGTATATCATATTATAGATTAGTTCAAGAAGATTTTGATGGAAGTATAGAGATACATGGGCCTATAAAAGTTCAATTAAATTTATCTGAAGATGAATCAGTAGAAAATAAAATTGTAAATATTTACCCTAACCCCTCTTATAATAAAGACACAAAAGTAGATTTATATAATTGGGAAGGTATTGTAGGTGTTTATTTAATAAATAATAATGGTTTAGTATTACAATCAACTACAATTGATAGTAATAAAACAAATTCTACATTATTAAAAACATCAAGTTTACCTTCTGGAATTTATTTTATAAAGGCTGTTTTCAATAAAGAAGTAAAGGTTAAAAAGTTAATTGTTAAATAG
- a CDS encoding IS3 family transposase — protein sequence MLGLNRQIYYRSKRKVKKNNSIASKVVDLVKRIRLKQTKIGTRKLYQLLLPELQLLNVGRDKLFDIMRANRLDIKPKKQYHVTTNSHHRFKKHKNLIEHLEINRPEQVLVSDITYIGERSNPMYLSLVTDAYSKKIMGLNVSDSLNANGAIAALKEALKNRNYVDLPMIHHSDRGLQYCSHEYQRHLQENKVLCSMTESYDPYQNAVAERINGILKQEFILGIKINDLDLMNKFIRESVYIYNNERPHWSNYMKTPVEMHQQSEIKMRTYKSKNSTELTPDAINI from the coding sequence TTGCTTGGGTTAAATCGACAAATTTATTATCGTTCGAAAAGAAAAGTAAAAAAGAATAATAGTATTGCATCTAAAGTAGTAGACTTAGTGAAAAGAATTCGTTTGAAACAAACTAAAATAGGGACAAGGAAATTATATCAATTACTTCTTCCTGAATTGCAATTACTAAATGTAGGTAGAGATAAGCTTTTTGATATCATGAGGGCTAATCGACTCGATATCAAGCCTAAAAAACAATATCATGTCACTACAAATTCTCATCACAGGTTTAAAAAGCATAAAAACCTTATTGAGCATTTGGAAATAAATAGACCTGAACAAGTATTAGTTTCTGATATAACTTACATAGGTGAGCGAAGTAACCCAATGTATCTATCCTTAGTAACAGATGCCTATTCTAAGAAAATAATGGGGTTAAATGTATCAGATAGTTTGAATGCAAATGGAGCTATTGCAGCATTAAAAGAAGCACTGAAAAATAGAAACTATGTTGATTTACCAATGATACACCATTCAGATAGAGGATTACAATATTGTAGTCACGAGTATCAACGACATCTTCAGGAAAATAAAGTATTGTGCTCGATGACGGAATCTTACGATCCTTATCAAAATGCGGTAGCAGAAAGAATAAACGGAATTCTTAAGCAAGAATTTATTTTAGGAATAAAAATTAATGATCTCGATTTAATGAATAAATTTATTAGAGAATCTGTATATATTTACAATAATGAAAGGCCTCATTGGAGTAATTATATGAAGACACCTGTTGAGATGCATCAGCAAAGTGAAATAAAAATGAGAACTTATAAAAGTAAAAATAGCACCGAGCTTACACCCGATGCTATCAATATATAA
- a CDS encoding transposase translates to MNEDQEYQYTKRTQKDYSYSFKLQVVDEVERGEIGITAARLKYGIQGHGTIRTWIRKYGNLDWDNKSDLKMGKTPEQKLLELEQKVLLLEKQKASLEKQLYVTDKKAIFFDMMIDIAEDEFNIPIRKKSLPKQLTNSKKKKK, encoded by the coding sequence ATGAATGAAGATCAAGAATATCAGTACACTAAACGTACACAAAAAGATTACAGCTACTCTTTTAAATTACAAGTTGTAGATGAAGTGGAACGAGGGGAAATAGGTATAACGGCAGCAAGACTTAAATATGGAATACAAGGTCATGGTACCATCCGTACTTGGATAAGAAAGTATGGTAATTTAGATTGGGATAATAAATCTGATTTAAAAATGGGAAAGACACCAGAACAAAAATTATTGGAGCTAGAACAAAAGGTTCTATTATTAGAGAAGCAAAAAGCTTCTTTAGAAAAACAACTCTACGTAACAGATAAAAAAGCAATTTTCTTTGATATGATGATCGATATTGCTGAGGATGAGTTTAATATTCCTATTAGAAAAAAGTCTTTACCCAAGCAGTTGACCAATTCAAAAAAGAAGAAAAAATAG
- a CDS encoding carbohydrate porin, whose product MQYKKQIYLLGFLLSFLVLPGISNAQWHNAKLNRDARGYADPNSKSEVVKKFKKDDFVLALVLDKDAKYLTVWDIETNKRGFVKSSAITIKSPLKQEDLIEYKRGTEKHEHTNLFIENTTYDSLTLQLGDSTYIFAPYETKNITLKGTSYPYWAIQKEAVPDYGFITLPDSSDYMLKIMQEFNEDKMLEMELTLNPLHEEKEYDMYQNMRLDTVVISTPPKIGYSKSGYDQLQITTGTKSVDADLLNDDLKKDAWVNVEAMDKPLDHYYDYKRYINLKYNVAIGMDYMFLGQSATYVKDGESIAASGIYRFFGTWEPFSSKTTEAALIFKLENRHSMTGTAPRQLGYEAGSALSTASFKDMGWGLTNLYWRQSFDKGKYAYVVGIMDPGDFIDLFPLLNPYKFYLSEAFFNNPAMAIPNQGFGAAALIKDIIPNVYLAGGFHDANGEPTYFIADNFQSFKRGEYLYWVELGWNTKTSFLEGENVHFTYWYQDARTDQEGGYVAEASQGICFSAAKSFNKSTTFFRAAISEGDGALMRYMVMGGYMYNIAKSDNIGIGVNVGEPSDPTVDESQFGLEMFYNMQVTEHLNFTPDVQLTVNPVYTQEKEAVAVFSMRFRYAL is encoded by the coding sequence TTGCAATACAAAAAACAAATCTATCTATTAGGTTTCCTTCTTTCTTTTTTAGTCCTTCCAGGAATTAGTAATGCGCAATGGCACAATGCTAAACTAAATAGAGACGCTAGAGGTTATGCAGACCCAAACTCAAAATCAGAAGTAGTCAAAAAATTTAAAAAGGATGACTTTGTATTGGCACTTGTCTTAGATAAAGATGCCAAGTATTTAACAGTATGGGATATAGAAACCAATAAAAGAGGATTTGTTAAGTCGAGTGCGATCACAATAAAATCACCTCTAAAACAAGAAGATCTAATAGAATATAAAAGAGGAACAGAAAAACATGAGCACACCAACCTGTTTATTGAGAACACAACATACGATAGTTTAACACTTCAGCTTGGTGATTCTACTTATATATTTGCTCCCTACGAAACCAAAAATATTACACTCAAAGGAACAAGTTATCCTTATTGGGCAATTCAGAAAGAGGCTGTGCCAGATTATGGGTTTATAACATTACCAGATAGTAGTGATTATATGCTTAAAATTATGCAGGAATTTAATGAGGATAAAATGCTCGAAATGGAGCTAACTTTAAATCCTCTCCATGAAGAAAAAGAATACGATATGTATCAAAATATGCGTTTAGATACAGTTGTTATTTCTACGCCTCCAAAAATAGGGTACTCAAAATCTGGTTACGATCAACTTCAAATTACTACGGGAACAAAATCTGTAGATGCGGATCTTCTAAATGATGATCTTAAGAAAGATGCTTGGGTAAATGTTGAGGCAATGGATAAACCCTTAGATCATTATTATGACTACAAAAGGTATATCAACCTTAAATACAATGTAGCTATTGGTATGGACTATATGTTTTTGGGGCAGTCTGCCACTTATGTTAAAGATGGAGAAAGTATAGCCGCAAGTGGCATATACCGTTTTTTTGGTACTTGGGAACCTTTTAGTTCTAAAACAACAGAGGCAGCACTGATTTTTAAATTAGAAAACCGACATAGTATGACCGGTACTGCTCCAAGACAATTAGGTTATGAAGCAGGATCTGCACTAAGTACTGCTAGTTTTAAAGATATGGGATGGGGTTTAACCAACCTCTATTGGCGACAAAGCTTTGATAAAGGAAAATATGCTTATGTTGTTGGAATTATGGACCCAGGAGATTTTATAGATTTGTTTCCGTTATTAAACCCATACAAATTTTACTTAAGCGAAGCATTTTTTAATAACCCTGCCATGGCAATTCCTAATCAAGGGTTTGGTGCTGCAGCATTAATTAAAGATATAATTCCAAATGTGTATTTAGCAGGTGGCTTTCATGATGCCAATGGAGAACCTACTTATTTTATTGCTGATAATTTCCAATCATTTAAAAGGGGAGAGTATTTGTATTGGGTAGAATTAGGTTGGAATACTAAAACATCTTTTTTAGAAGGAGAAAATGTTCACTTTACTTATTGGTACCAAGATGCTAGAACCGACCAAGAAGGAGGATATGTTGCAGAGGCCAGCCAAGGAATTTGTTTTTCTGCTGCAAAATCTTTTAATAAATCTACTACATTTTTTAGAGCTGCCATTTCAGAAGGTGATGGTGCATTAATGCGTTATATGGTAATGGGTGGGTACATGTATAACATTGCAAAATCTGATAATATTGGTATCGGTGTAAATGTAGGAGAGCCATCAGACCCTACTGTAGACGAAAGTCAGTTCGGTTTAGAGATGTTTTATAACATGCAGGTAACAGAACACTTAAATTTCACTCCGGATGTTCAATTAACAGTAAATCCTGTGTATACTCAAGAAAAAGAAGCAGTTGCAGTATTTTCTATGCGTTTTAGGTATGCTTTATAA